DNA sequence from the Prolixibacter sp. SD074 genome:
AGAGGTCACTAACGCCGCCGCTGACTGTTGCAGCAATTCGTAGGTTTGATTGAAGACAACCGGTATATCTCTGCCCTTCAAAACCTGACGGTAGAATTCCTCCGTCTGCGAAGGCGCACCGGCCAGCACAAATTCGTATTCAGGAAAACGGGCAGCGGCATCCGTCATCACCGGGAGAATATTGTTGATTTCCTGTTTCCTGCTTCCGGCAAGCAACGCTATTAACGGTTTCCCGGAAAGATGATTTCGTGAAACAAAAGCGTCAAATGGCTCATCCTGGTTGGGACGCACGGCCAGTTCGTCAACCGTGGGGTTGCCCACATACCGGACCGGATAGTCATATTGGGCATAGAACTCTGTTTCGAAAGGAAAGATCGTAAACATCTCATCGATGAACTTCTTCACCTTCTTAACACGTTTGGTCTTCCACGCCCATATTTTAGGAGAGATATAATAGTAGGTACGAATACTGTGCTTTTTGGCAAATTTAGCCATACGCAGATTAAAACCCGGGTAATCGACTAAAATCAATACATCGGGTTTCCAGGCCAGCAACTCTTTTTCAGCCAACTGGAAGTTTGCTTTAACCTTATCCAGATTTCTCACTACCGTGATGAACCCCATGTAAGCCATTTCACTATAGTGTTTCAACAACCTGCCACCTTCGGCTTCCATCAAATCGCCACCGAAATAGCGGAATTCAGCTTGCGAATCCTCATTTTTCAGTTCACGCATCAGATGCGAGGCATGTAAATCGCCCGATGCTTCACCGGCAATGAAAAAATACTTCACGCGTAGGAAAATTTATAGTTAGGGCAATCGAATTAAATTCCGAATGAATATTCGATAAAATCGTTTATAACAGCTTGACGATAAATGCTACGACCACATATATAATGGTTGCTAATAATACGCCACGTCCCGAACGTAAACGATTTCCCCGGACAAACAACATGAAGAGTCCCATGTTGGGAAAAACGGCCAGGCTCAACACATGAATAATCGTATCCGCCACCAACAAATGGCGGATAAATGTGGAAAAGGGCATATAGCCAAACCGAAATA
Encoded proteins:
- the lpxB gene encoding lipid-A-disaccharide synthase — encoded protein: MKYFFIAGEASGDLHASHLMRELKNEDSQAEFRYFGGDLMEAEGGRLLKHYSEMAYMGFITVVRNLDKVKANFQLAEKELLAWKPDVLILVDYPGFNLRMAKFAKKHSIRTYYYISPKIWAWKTKRVKKVKKFIDEMFTIFPFETEFYAQYDYPVRYVGNPTVDELAVRPNQDEPFDAFVSRNHLSGKPLIALLAGSRKQEINNILPVMTDAAARFPEYEFVLAGAPSQTEEFYRQVLKGRDIPVVFNQTYELLQQSAAALVTSGTATLETAILNIPQVVCYKMEMGKIARWGRPFLLKIPYFSLVNLIVGQEIVTELFQDHCTVDTVSTELKQILDNKPYRDKMLAGYDEMRQRLGEPGCAARAAKQIVELLK